The genomic window CAGTGGAAGCCTGAGATCATGCCGAACGACCGCGAAATCGCGAGCCGCTTGGCCTCGGTCGAACCCACGCTTGGCACCGCCAACGGCCTCTCCGACGAAGACAAGAAGCTCCCGCTCCAGCTTCGCCGCAAGAAGGCCGCAAAAACGCTCGCCGGCCTCGGACCGAGCGTCGACCGTGACGTCGAGGGGCGCCGCAAGGCCCTCATGAACACCTCGTTCGAGACGGCCGCGATCTCCCCCGACATGCTGAGCGCGGCGGCACTTCCCCGCGACATGCAGCTGAACGGCAACAAGCTCGCCATCGAGCGAGCGTCAATCTTCCGCGGCATGAACCCCGAGGTTCGCAAGTGGGTCGAGCGCACAACGGCCCAGGCCATGGGGCCGAAAGGTCGCTGCGTCATTCAAGCCGGTCAGTTCGACGGCATCGTGGGCTTGGCGCGCCAAGCCGCCCGTGAGTACCCGCTCCCGGACCGCAACAACCCCGAGTTCCCGGCGCTCCTCCAGCAGCGCAACGAGAAGATGCGGATGTGGGCGCGCGAGCGCATGCACGTCGCGGTCATCGCCCACGAGATGGGTCACCAGATGGGCTTGGAGCACAACTTCACCGGCTCCTTCGATGCGCTCAACTACCACCCCGAGTACTGGCAGCTACGCACGCGCAACGGCAAGGAGAAGCCCTGCACGAGCGTGACCAAGCCGAGCACCCGCGGTGACGAATGCGTCGGTCCGCGCTGGGTCGACCCCGTCAGCGAGACGGAGGAGAACGGCCAGCTCTGGAAGTGGGGTTCGTCGTCCATCATGGACTACGCCGGCGACCTTTCGCAGGACACGCTCGGCATCGGCTCCTACGACAAAGCCGCGATGCGCTTCGGCTACGGCAACGTCGTTGACGTCGATGTCGACGCGAAGCAGGACAGCCCCAAGGGCAAGGCCTACCTCGAGGTCCTCGACGGCTTCGGCGGCCCCACCGGCTACATGGTCGGTGGCGTCCACTACAGCCAATACCAGGAGAAGTACAACGCGCTCGGGCGTTGCACGGCCGAGTCAGGCGCCGACCCGCTCTCTGCAAAGTGCAGCGGTTTTGAGATGGACCACGTCTCGCTTCGCGACATGAAGTCGGTGCCGAAGTTCGGCGGTGATGTCCTCAAGGCCGACCCGTCGACGATGGCGAACTTCGCCGTCGACCCGCAGGGGCGCGTCCGGCACCCGTACATGTTCGGGACCGACACGTGGGCCGACGAGACCAACAGCACCGTATTCCGCTTCGACGCGGGCGCTGACGCGTACGAGCAGCTCAACTACCTCATCGGCTCCTACGAGCACTACTACCCCTTCACGCACTTCCGCTTGAACCGGGTGACGTTCTCCACGAGCGCCGCTGAAGGTCGCGCGCTTCGCAGCCTCCGCCCCCTCAAGGGCATCATCAAGGCCTTCGCCCTCGACGCGCAGCTCTCGCCGCCGGAAGACCGCTCGGATCCGGCGCGTCTCCTGCCCTTCGTGGTCGGTGGTTCTGACGCCATGGCCTTCATGGCGCGAGTCCTCACGCGACCGGAGCCGGGCCCCTACCGCTTCCGTACCGGGAGCCAGGGACCGAAGGGCTTCGGCTCACGTGCCGACCTCCTCGAGGAGCTGAACGACCCCATCGGCGACTTCAACGTGCCCGCGGGCTCCGGCGACGGCCGCTTCCTCCACGACGAGTACGACTACACGAACGGCTACTTCTGGGGCGACTTCCAGAAGCAAGCCGGGAGCTTCATCGACAAGTGGTACGCGTTCTACTTCCTCGTCGAGGCGTACGACAACTTCACCTTCGACTCGAAGGACACGTACGTCGACGGTCGCTACCGCAACGTCAACTTCCTCACCCTCTACCCGAACCAGGTCCGCCGCCTCTTGTCGAACCTCATGCAGGACGACCCGCTCACGCTGGGCCCCTACGTGAAGGCGCCCGCCAAGAAGGGTGACCCGGCTCGCGTCGTCTATCTTCCCTGGGAGAAATACGACCCGAAGGACCCGACCACGACGTCGCTCGAGTACCCCGCGGACGCGACGGTCCTCAATCCGCTGGTGGGCTGGGAGCAGCAGAAGCTTGGCCTCTACCTCCTCTTCCTCCACGGCGCGAGCACGCTCCAGATGGACCTCATCAACCAGATGCGAATCTTCTCGCCGGGCGGCCTCGACACCGTCGACATCCCCGCAAACGAGCAGCTCCGCTACCGCGATCCCCTCACCGGGATCCTCTACGTCACCCGAGCCGGTGGCCAAGAGGTCGTCAACTCGAAGCGCGGCAAGGTGGAGAAGTTCATCGGCGCCCGCATGATTCAGCACGCCAACCAGCTCGCCAACGAGGCGTACGTTGTGACGTCGACCGCGCCGACCGGCGAGGCGACCTACCAGCGCGACGCGCAAGGGCGGCCGGCTTGCAAGACCACCGACTGCACGTCTGCCGACAGTCAGATTCGCGCATTCTCCGCGAACCTCGACTCGGTTCGCGAGCTGACGCGGTACATGGGCTACGGCCCGCTGTGAAAGGCAGCCCGAAAGGGTAAGTCCACTGGCGCCATGAAGGCGCCGGCGGGCTCTCGAAGGCCACTCGCCACACCGGCGGGTGGCTTTCGTGCATTTCGGGTTTCCGAAGAATCGCGCGGACAAAGCGCGGTATTTGATGGTACCGTTTGCGCTCTACCGGGAGCGGGGGGTGCTCGCCGGGACGCCAATTGCCCCCGTTCGGGCGCTTCAAGCTCCGAGGTCGATCGTGGACAGTGATCTCGCAGACGCAGTCGACGGCCTGAAGACCGTCTTTCAAAAGCGGAAGCTCGACGCCACCTTCGGCGCCGCACCGGCCGAGCTCGTGGAGCAGCTGAAGAAGCAGCTTCGCGTTCCCCCGCGCTACCGAAAGTTCCTCCTGAAGGCGAACCCGACGAAGGTCGAGACGCAGACGCCTGTCGAGCGGATTCGCCTCTTGCCGGCGGAGGAGCTCGAGAAGGCCCAGCCCAAGGATCCGAACTGGAAGGCGACCTGGGTCGTCATCGGCGAGAGCTCGCTCTTGAGCGATCCGTACTTCCTCGACGTCGCTCGCATCGACCCCGAGGGCGATTGCCCCGTCATGACGAGGATGAGCGGGCAAGACAGGACGCAGCCGACGTTGGCGGCGTCGAGCTTCGCCCAGTTCTTGCGCATTCTCTCGACAGCGATGGAAATCGCTGCTGGCTTCGGCGACGCCATCATGGACGACGAAGACGAGGACAGCTTTCGCGAAGCGCTCGGCCCCAAGGTCAAGGTCATCGACTCGGCGGCGCTTCGCGCTGGCCACTGGACTTAGCCGCGGGCGCGCCCGCGAGGCCATGCCGGCGGCCTCTTTTTTCCTCGGCTCAGGCCTGCTACGTCCTCCCGCATGGAGAGCGCGTACTCGAAGAGTGTCTTTCGGCCGTCGGAGATCGAGCATCGGTACGGACCGAACGTGCACCTGCTTGACGACCCGCTCGCGTGGACGCAGCTCGCGCGCCTCTGCGCACGGGAGACTGGGCAGCCGCAGGTGGGGCGCCTCGTCAAAGTGCTCTACGAGCGGTTGAGCGAAGTCGTCCTCGCGGCGGAATTTCCGCGCACGCGCATCGATGTTCCGACGCGCATGGTCGCGTCCTCACCGCAGGCCGTCTATCGCGGCGTCGCCGTCGCCGCGGCGACGAAGGCCATCACTGTGGGCATCGCCCGCGCGGGCACGATGCCCTCGCAGGTCGTCTACGACCTCCTGAACGAGGTGCTCGACCCGGCCGGGGTGCGGCAGGATCACCTCTTTATGTCACGCGCCACCGATGAGGCGGGCCGCGTCACGGGCGCCACCTGGCACGACGCGAAGATTGGTCGCGACGTCGACGACCGCATCGTTCTCTTCCCCGACCCGATGGGGGCCACCGGCTCGTCGCTCATCAGCGCGTTGACGCACTACAAGACGCGCCTCGACGGCAAGCCGGCCAAGTGCATCACGATGCACCTCATCGTCACGCCGGAGTACGTGAAGAACCTGCTCGCGGCGCACCCCGACACGATCATCTATGCCCTTCGCATCGACCGCGGCTTGAGCGCTCCCGACGTCTTGACGACGGTGCCCGGAACTCGCTGGGAGGAAGAGCGCGGCCTCGACGACCACCAGTACATCGTCCCAGGCGCAGGGGGCGTGGGCGAGCTCTTGAACAACGCTTGGGTGTAGTCCGCCGCCCGGCGCGCCCCGCTATCGCCGGCGATGGCGAGGGTTGTGCGCGAGGACGAGCGAGAGGTAGTCGGGGAGCCGCTGATCGCTCCCGAGCCAGGTGCGAGCTGCCGACGCGGCGAGCTGCGGCAGGCGCTCGACCATCCGCCGAACTTCGTCGCTTCCCTTCGTCGGCTCCTGCGCCGCGAAGGCCTCGCGCAGCTCGTCGCAGGCCCGGCCACGAAGGTGGCCTCGGCGGGCGAGCTCTTGGTAGCTGCGAGCCAGCGAGTCGCCGTCGAAGCGGTGGCTCACGACGAGATCGTGGGCCACGCTGAGCAGACCTTCCGGCGAGAGGCGCCGGTCTTCGTACACGACGAAGGCCGCCTGAAGGTAGTTGTAGAAGGGAACGACACGGACTCCGTAGGCGCGGAAGAGCTCGGGGGACGTCTGTCCCTCCAGGTGGATGAGGATGCGCTCGACGCCTTCGACCTTCGCGACGGCGCGTGCGTTCTGGCGAACCGTCTCGATGACGTCGGGGTAGACGCGGCCGCGCTCGCAGATCTCCACGAGGACGCGCTCGGACACATGGCCCGAGATGACGTCGGCGTAAAGCGAGTAGACGAACGCGTCGGCCTCCGCGTCGTCGCCGAAGAGGGTCTCCGTGAGCCCTCCCTCCGCGCAGAGCGGCATCGGATGAACGCGGGCGTCGAGCAGGTTGGGCAACTTGTAGCCCAGCTGGTCACGAACAGCGCGGAAGCGCAGTCGCAAGACATTTTCGAGGTTCGGCTTCAGCGTGAAGAGGTCCCAGCGGATGCCGTCGATGCGCAACTTGCTCTCGAGACGCCGGCGCATCTGCTCGGGCGAGCCCGAGAGGATGTGCACCGCCGCGCCGGCGCGCGACATCTCCCGAAGGAGCGTGGCGGCTCCCGCGTGCGTGCGCTTCTCGTCGGGCCGCTCAAGAGCCGTTCGCAAGAGATCCCGTACGGACTCGAACTCCGTGCGCAGGTAGGTCTTGTCGAGATCCCAGCGAGTGATGTGCGGGGCGGGCCCCACGGGCGTGTCCTCCCGCCGGCGCGAGCCGCCGGACTCGCGCAGTCTACACGAAGGTCACAGCGGGGGGCCGCAGGTGGCAAAGGCGCCGGCTTTCCCGGGGCGGCATGCGCCGAGTCCGTAGCGACGACAGTCCGCGCGAACCGGCAAGCCGGACGCGCAAAAGCGGAGCGCGGCGCCATCGCAGGTCGCCGGCCCTCCGGCGCACGCGTCTCCAGCGGCGCATGATGCCCCGTCCCCGAGCACGTCCAGGCAGCTCATCTGAGCGGCCGCGCAGTCGGTTTCACCGACGACGTGGCGGCCTTGCACGCTCAGGCACGAGACGCGGACATCGCCGACGCACCGCGCTCGGCCCGGTGCGCAGGGCCGCGTGCCGATGGGCACGCAGCTTGCGCCTTGCTCACCGGGTGCGCTCATCGCCTCCGTGCACCGCGTGCCGCGAGGGCACCGCGCGAGCTCGGCGATTCCGTCCTGGCACGACACGAGCTTCGAGATGCCATCGCAGCGTCTCGTTGCGGCGGCGTCACCGCACAGATGCGGCGATGCACAACCGCGAACGACGATGCCGCTCGCGATGCGCTGTTCGCGACACGTTCCTCGCAGCTCACCGCAGCTCGTCATGCGCGGCCGCTCCCCGTCGCAACTCACCAGGCGGTTGTCGTCGCAGAACACGATGCCGCCGGGCCGGGCGTCGCAGAGGCGACGCGCCGCATCGGTCGCTTCGCGACCGACGCACGCGAGAACGTCCGAGCAAGAGCGCGCTCGACTCAGGCACTCGGTCTCGCCGTCGGCGCCTCGCGACGCGGCTTCATCGACGCAGCGCGACAGGAACGAACCATCGGAAGCAGCCGCTTCGTCGCACGCGAGCAGCCACAAGCAGGCGCGCACCGGCGCTTCGAGCGCTGGCGGCGCGACGAGCGGCGGCGATGCTCGCCTCGGAGGGACCTCGGCGACGGGGGTCGCCGGCGCACATGCCGCAGCAAGAAGCGCGACGAAACCGGCTGGCGTTAACGCGAGAGGCGCGCTCATCAAGAGGCGAGAGAGCGCTGCAGCTCTTCGAGCGACGTCACCAAGTCGGCGACCTTGGCGCGCGTGGCCAACTCGATAGCTTCTCGCAGGTACGCCTGGGCCTCTTGGTTGCGCGAACGGCCGCTCGCGACCCGCGCCAAGACCCCGAGGACGCGTGCGCGGTCAGGCCCGCTCGGACCGGCCATGTCGAGCGCCTCTCGAAGGACGCCGTCGGCGTCGGTCAGCGCTCCGGCGATGGCGAGCGCCTCGCCCAGCTTGCGGCTGAAGATCAAGACGGCGCGCATCGGATCGTCGAGCTCGCCTCGGAAGAACTCGCGACGCGCCAGCTCGAGTCCGCGGCGGAGGGCGAGGATGTTCCCGCTCGTGTCGCCGCGCGCGGCGCACTGCACGGCGACGCGCTCCAAGAGCACGAGCGCCTCAAACGAGTTGTGCGCGTGGAGCTCGTGCATCGCGCGCACCTCAATGGGTGCATTCTCCGCGCGGGCCCAGTTGGCGGCGGCCTCGTGGAACTCGCGCCTCGCTCCGGCGGGGATCGTGGCGAGCACCACGTCGCGGAGCAGCGGATGGGCTGACGTTAGCGCGCCGGTCTCGAGGTCGAGCTCGACCATGCCCGCCGCCTTGAGCGTGCTTGTCGCCTCTTCGAGCGAAGCGTTCTCGCGAAGGAGCGCGCCGAGCGTCGCCGGCATCGCTTCGTCACCGATGACGGCCAGCGCCTGGAGCAGGCGACGCGCCGGCGCCGACAACCGCTCGACGCGAAGGGCGATGAGATCGGCGAGGCGCGGCGGCGCGCCCGTGCCCCCTTCCCTTTGGAAGCGAACGAGTTGGTCGAGGTAGAGCGGTGAGATTCCGCGGCCGCCGGCCATCGACGGCGCGCTCGGCGAGCCATTCGTCGCCAGGAGCTTGGTGACGACGCTGGTGGGGAGCCCCATCAGGATGCGCGGCGTCGGCACATCGGAGCGCCAGTCCGGTGAAAACTCGGGCGTGTGGGTCGCCAGGATCATGACGGGGACGAGCGGCGGGTCGGCTACGGCGTCGTCGATGGCGTTGCGGCTTCCGCCATCGATCGCTTGGAAGTCGTCGAAGGCGAGGACGACGCGTCGCCCCTTGCCCCGCTCGTTGGCCCGGACGATGGCCCACCGCAGCGCTTCGGCCGCCGCGAAGCGGCGCTCTTCGGGGCGAAGGCGCGTGGCCGACTCGTCGCTCTTTGGCTGGAACAAATCGGTGAGCCCCTGGCGCGCTTCTGGGCTCGCCGAGGCCCATTCGGCGGGGCCGCCGTCGGGACGCAGACCCGCGAGGACGCGAATGGTCTTCCGCAGCGCGTAATAGGAGACCTCGGCCCACTGCGGGTCCGGACCGGTCACCACCACCGTGTCCCCGGCGGCGGCGCAGATGAGCAGGAACTCACGCAAGAGGCGCGTCTTTCCCACGCCGGAGTCTCCGATGATGCGCGCTGCGGAGAGCCCGGTGCGCGCGTCGGCGCGCCGCTGCTCGAGCCACGCGAGGTCGTCGTCGCGCCCCACGAGAGGCAACGGAAAGCGCAGGCGATGCTCCGCCGAGATCTTCCGCTGAGACGCCGGCATCAAGACGGGCTCGGAGATGCGTGGCGAAGCCGAAGGCGGCGGCGGCGCAAGCGACGGCGAGGTCGACTGACCGCACTCACCGCAGAACTTCTGCCCAAACGCATTCATGGCGCCGCACGCGCCACACTTGGTCGCGCTCGGCGTCGGTGGACGCGCCTTCGTGTCAACCTCGGCGAGGGAGTCGACGAGGGCCTTCGCGAAAATCTCGGCGCTGCCGTAGCGTTCTTTGGGATTCTTTGCGAGCGCCGTCAGCGTGACGTTGACGATGGGCTCGGGGATCTGACGCTCCGGCGCCACGAGGCGCGGATCCATGGGCGGCTTCGAGAGGTGCATGAGCACGACTTGCGTCGGCGACTCGGCTTCGAACGGAAGGCGTCCCGTGAGGAGCTGAAACAGCACCACGCCGACGGCGTAGACGTCGCTGCGCGCGTCGAGCGGATCGCCGCGACCTTGCTCGGGGCTCATGTACTCGGGCGTGCCGCACACGATGCCGGGGCTCGTGATCGAGGGCATCTGCGCTTCTGCGCGCATCTTGGCGAGACCGAAGTCGACGACTTTGACGAAGTCGCCGCCGGCCCGCATGGGCTCAAGGATGATGTTCTCGGGCTTCAGATCGCGGTGAATGATCCCAAGGTGATGGGCCTCATCGAGGGCTGCGAGGACCTGACGAAGGACGTCGATGATGCGCCGAAACGGGAGCGGGCCCTCTTCGTACGCCACGCGGGCGAGGTCGCGCCCGCGCAAGAATTCCATGACGAGGTAGAGCTGACCGTCGCTCGTCTTGCCGAAGTCGATGACGTCGACGGAGTTGGGATGATTGAGGCGGCTCGCGGCTCGCGCTTCAGTGATGAAGCGCGCAACGGCGCTCTCCTCACCCACGAGATGCGGGTGAACGATCTTGACCGCGACGGTGCGACCCAGGTTGGTCTGCTCGGCGCGGTAGACACGCCCCATCCCGCCAATGCCGACGAGCTCGAGGATGACGTACCCGCCGGGCAACGTGCGCCCGATCAGCGGGTCGTCGGTGTCGCGCGAGATCTGACCGATAGGGAAACCGCACGCGGGGCAAAAGCGATGGGTTTCATCGCATTCAAAGCCACATTGCGGACACGTACGCACGGTTCGGCGAGGCTATCACGCGCCAACTGTCGTTGAAACGCGCGTTGACGCGTGGAATTGGCGCCCCAGCAGGCACCCTGCGGTAATTGTGGACGCTTGGGCGCGCGGGCGTAGGATGGTGCGGTGGCGCGCCCCCGCATAGGCGAGCTCCTGGTGTCGGCACGCGTTCTGGCCCAGGACAAGCTCGACGAAGCCCTCCGCCAGCCGCGAGCGCCGGGGCAGCGGCTCGGCTCACTGCTCGTCCAGCTCGGTCTCGTGAGCGAGACCCAGTTGACGCAAATCCTCGGGCAACAGCTGAGCGTCCCTTGGGTGTCGCTCTACCACATCGACTTCTCGCGACAGCTCCTCAACCTCGTGCCTCGTGAGGTCGCGGAGAAGTATTGCCTCGTCCCGATCTACGTGCGCCGCGTGCGCAAGCAGGGCGAGACGCTCTACGTCGCGATGGACGACCCGACCAACGACGTGGCCCTCGCCGAGGTCGCTCAACATGCGGGGCTCCCTGCGCAACCGATGATCGCCTGTCCCACCGACATCCGGAGCGCCCTTCGCGTTTACTACGGAGCGCAGGATCCGGCGGCCCCGCCACCACCCGCTCCCCTCTCGGAGCGGCTCGGTCCGATTGCCGGCGCCGGCACTCGCAGCTCAATCCCTCCGGCGAAGCCAGAAGATGTGGTCGCCGGCGACCACCCGGACGCGGAGCCGGAAATCGAAGCCGTTGAGGTCGAACTGCCGCGGCGCGCGCAACGGCCCATGGTGGCCGTGACGATGCTCGACGGCACGACGCTACGCATGCCCGCGCGCGGCACGAGCGATGGAGAAGCGGGCGACGGCGAAGCAGGCGACGCCCCTCACGCGACGCTCACGGCGCGCGACATCGTTCGTGCGCTGCGCGACGTCTCGCACGGCAAGGCGCAAAACGAGATCGGCATCGAGATCCCCCGCTGGGAGGAGCTCTTCGCGGCGCTCCTTTCGGTGCTCATGCGCAAGGGCCTCGTCGCCGACTGGGAGTTCATCGAAGAGCTCCGCAAAGTGCGACGTCGACCCGGCGAGCCGGCAAAGCCGAAGGCCTGACGCACGCGTTCGCTTGCGCGGCTACGTCGAGAGCTCAGCGATTTCGGCGTCTGAGAAGCCGGCCTCGCGGAGGATCGCGGCGGAGTGCTCCCCTTGGCGCGGGGGAGGCAAATGCGAGGCGGCGCGATCGGTCACCGGCAGCCGCATTTGGAGGAGCGGGCCCCAAGGCGACGGCAACTGGAAGAACGCGCCGCGAGAGGCGAGGTGCGCGTCGGCGACAGCCTCCGCGGGGCTCAGCACCGGCTCGAGGCAAACGTCTCGCTCCTTCGCGAAGGCGACCCACTCTTCGAGCGTGCGCTCGAGGAAGATCGACGCGAGGTCGCGACGCAGCGGCTCCTGGTGTTCGCCCAGAGCAAAAGCCTCCGCATCGAAGGGCTTGCCCACGGCCGCGAACAGCGCGCCAAGGAACTTCGGTTCGAGGGCGCCGAGCGACACGGCCCGCCGATCTTTGGTCGCGTAGACGCCATAGCCCACGAGGCCACCCGTCAGCTCGGCGCCGCCGGGCGCGCGCGAGACCCCGCCGGCGAAGTGGCCGAAGGGCACCGCGGCAAACGACATAGACGCTTCGAGCATCGAGACATCGAGGTGTTTGCCTCGTCCCGTGCGCGCGCGCTCGGCGAGGGCACCGAGAATAGCGATGACAGACCACAACCCTCCGCCGATGTCGGCGACCTGCGTGCCGGGCACCGTGGGCGGGCCTTCCACGGGTCCCTGCCCGAAGAGCGCGCCAGCGCGCGCGACGTAGTTGATGTCGTGCCCCGCGCGCTGCGAAAGCTCGCCGGTCTGGCCGTAGCCGGTGAGCGAGCAGACGATGAGCGCGGGGTGCTCGCGGAGGAGATCCTCGGGAGCGAGGCCGAGGCGCGCCAGGACGCCGGGGCGAAACTGCTCAAGCAACACGTCGTAGCGCGCGAGCAGTCGGCGGAGCGCCGCCTGCCCCGCTGGCTTCTTCAAGTCGAGCGAGAGACTCCGCTTGTTCCGGTTGAGGAAGAGAAAGAGGCTCGACTGCGGCGTCTCGCCCGCGCCACCCAAGCCCGCGCCACCCAAGGTCGGTGGCATGTGCCGCAGGTAGTCGCCGGCGCCCGGCTCCTCCACCTTGTCAACGCTGGCGCCCATGTCGGCGAGCACAAGCGACGCGAACGGCCCTGGAAGAAGGCGACTCAGGTCGAGGACACGAACGCCTTCGAGGGGCGACATCGGCGGGTGCGCCCGGAGGCGCGGCTACTTGTACTGGAAGAGCTTCTGCATCTTCATGGCGAGCATCTGGTTGCCACCAACCTTCAGCTTGCCCTGGAAAAACAGCTGCATGCCGTTCGCCTGCGGGTTCTCCATCAGCTTCTGGAAGTCATCGGCTTCGATGGTGATGGTGCAGTCGGCGGCGTCGCTGCCGGCCTTGCAGGCAGGACCCGAGGCCGACACGTCGATGTTCCACTCGCCGGCGCCGGTGATGTTCATCTGGAACTTGGCGCCGATGGTCCGGGCGTCCTCTGCGTTCCGCAAGAGGGCGGCGGGCAGGTCGTCGTTGAAGAGCTTCTGAATGTCGACAGGCATGGACCCACTCCTAATGCTCGTCTCGCGGCGCGGCACGTGCCGTTCGAGTACAAGGTGCAGCTACCACCCGGTCACGCGCCGCGTCAAGGACGGCCGGCGTCTCGGCCGCGGGCGCGTGTCACTTCCCGCGGCGGCGCCGCAGCAGCACGGCGAGTCCGAGTAGGCCCAGGGCGAAACGCGACCCGCTCGACGCGGAGCCGGGCGCGGCCGCGCAACCGCTCTCGATAGGCTGGGCCTTCGCCTTGGTCTTCGGCTTTCGAACCCCGGTGCCGAGCGAGTCGGGCTGACCGGAAGGGAGGTCATCGGCCTGCGCCAACGACGGAGGGGTCTGTGGCACGCGCGGGGGCGTAACCGGTGGCGTGACGGGCGGCGGGGCCGCTGCGCCAGCGGTCGGAACCGTCCCGCCGCCGGGCGACGCGCCGGTCCCGCCGCCGGGAAGCGTGGGAATGCCCCCCGTACTGCCGGGACCACCCGGATAGGGCGGGTAGCTGGGCGTTGCCGGCGGGGTGGTTGGCGGCGTGTACGGCGGGTAGCCGGGATCGACCGGCGGCTCATACGGGTCGACGGGCTGCGGCGTGACCACCGGCGGCGGCACCGGGTCGGTCGGCTCGCGAGGCGCCGGCGTCGTCCCGGCGCCCGGCACATCAACGCGCGTGCCGTTCGTGAAGAACGGCGTCCGCTGCGCGGCGGCCTCCTCGTTGATCTCCACGTGAACGTGGTCGTTGTGCGGGTGCGGACCGCCGTAGCGCTTGGTGTTCGACCCGTCGGCGCGCCAAACGGTGCGGTCCCAAATGATGAGCTGTACACCGATCTGTTGCGCGTTCATGACGAGCCAGTTGGCGACTTCGTCACCTTCCGGACTGCTGTCGGGCACCATGACGTCGAGCGCGCGACCGGTACCGTGGACGCTCATCTTCGACGTGTTGGCCGTGTTCGGCCGACAGGAGAAGCCGCCGATGGAGGAGATTTGCGAGAACTGCGCTTCGAGCGCCGCGCCGAGCGCGCGGCCACCGGGCAAGAGGCCGCTGCCGCAGGCGCTCGCGTCCCAGCCGGGGGCGTCGTCGTATTGCACGTTCGCCTGAGCACCCGCCGCCCGCACCTCCTCAGGGAGCGTCCAGCTGCCCGACGCCGCTTGCTGGGCGACGCCCAGGTCATCGGCGGAGCAACCGACGGCGATGCACGAGAGCACGAGGAGGCCACCCAACCGGAGCCGGATGCGCGCCCGGTTGAGAGGCGCTGGCACGAGACCGGTAGCGAGGGAAAACTTGCTCACGCCAGAGGCGGTGCACGGAGTGGACCAGGCTCGGCGCAACGCGCCTCGGCACAAAAGGCGCGGCGAGCGCGGAATTTCCGCCTTTTTTGGTCGCGGTCTGGCGTCGGTCGAGCAACTTCCGTCGCACCTCAGTGACACCACCGGGGCGGGCGCTGGCCACGCTGCGCATGAGCGGGCGAAGCATGTTCCGGGAGGCCAGCCCCCTTTCCAGCGACCGGCGCGCGCGCTACGAAGCCAAGCAACATGGGACTTCTCGACAACAAGGTGATCATCGTAACGGGCGCTGGCGGCGGCATTGGCCGAGCGCACGCGCTCGCGCTAGCGAGCGAAGGCGCGAAGGTCGTGGTGAACGATCTGGGCGGGAGCCGCGATGGGTCCGGCGCGAGCGCAACGCTCGCGGACGCCGTCGCCGCCGAGATCAAGGCTGCCGGCGGTGCCGCCGTAGCCCATCACGGCTCGGTCGCCACGGCGGAGGGCGCGCAGTCGCTCGTCAGGGCCGCTGTCGACACCTTCGGTCGTCTCGACGCGCTGATCAACAACGCAGGCATCCTGCGCGACAAGAGCTTCCTCAAGATGGAGGAGGAGATGTGGGACGTCGTCGTGGCGGTCCATCTCAAGGGCTCGTTCTTGTGCTCGCAAGCGGCGGCCAAACAGATGGTCGCGCAAGGTGGCGGTGGGCGCATCGT from Myxococcales bacterium includes these protein-coding regions:
- a CDS encoding uracil phosphoribosyltransferase yields the protein MESAYSKSVFRPSEIEHRYGPNVHLLDDPLAWTQLARLCARETGQPQVGRLVKVLYERLSEVVLAAEFPRTRIDVPTRMVASSPQAVYRGVAVAAATKAITVGIARAGTMPSQVVYDLLNEVLDPAGVRQDHLFMSRATDEAGRVTGATWHDAKIGRDVDDRIVLFPDPMGATGSSLISALTHYKTRLDGKPAKCITMHLIVTPEYVKNLLAAHPDTIIYALRIDRGLSAPDVLTTVPGTRWEEERGLDDHQYIVPGAGGVGELLNNAWV
- a CDS encoding CoA transferase, with amino-acid sequence MSPLEGVRVLDLSRLLPGPFASLVLADMGASVDKVEEPGAGDYLRHMPPTLGGAGLGGAGETPQSSLFLFLNRNKRSLSLDLKKPAGQAALRRLLARYDVLLEQFRPGVLARLGLAPEDLLREHPALIVCSLTGYGQTGELSQRAGHDINYVARAGALFGQGPVEGPPTVPGTQVADIGGGLWSVIAILGALAERARTGRGKHLDVSMLEASMSFAAVPFGHFAGGVSRAPGGAELTGGLVGYGVYATKDRRAVSLGALEPKFLGALFAAVGKPFDAEAFALGEHQEPLRRDLASIFLERTLEEWVAFAKERDVCLEPVLSPAEAVADAHLASRGAFFQLPSPWGPLLQMRLPVTDRAASHLPPPRQGEHSAAILREAGFSDAEIAELST
- a CDS encoding protein kinase translates to MRTCPQCGFECDETHRFCPACGFPIGQISRDTDDPLIGRTLPGGYVILELVGIGGMGRVYRAEQTNLGRTVAVKIVHPHLVGEESAVARFITEARAASRLNHPNSVDVIDFGKTSDGQLYLVMEFLRGRDLARVAYEEGPLPFRRIIDVLRQVLAALDEAHHLGIIHRDLKPENIILEPMRAGGDFVKVVDFGLAKMRAEAQMPSITSPGIVCGTPEYMSPEQGRGDPLDARSDVYAVGVVLFQLLTGRLPFEAESPTQVVLMHLSKPPMDPRLVAPERQIPEPIVNVTLTALAKNPKERYGSAEIFAKALVDSLAEVDTKARPPTPSATKCGACGAMNAFGQKFCGECGQSTSPSLAPPPPSASPRISEPVLMPASQRKISAEHRLRFPLPLVGRDDDLAWLEQRRADARTGLSAARIIGDSGVGKTRLLREFLLICAAAGDTVVVTGPDPQWAEVSYYALRKTIRVLAGLRPDGGPAEWASASPEARQGLTDLFQPKSDESATRLRPEERRFAAAEALRWAIVRANERGKGRRVVLAFDDFQAIDGGSRNAIDDAVADPPLVPVMILATHTPEFSPDWRSDVPTPRILMGLPTSVVTKLLATNGSPSAPSMAGGRGISPLYLDQLVRFQREGGTGAPPRLADLIALRVERLSAPARRLLQALAVIGDEAMPATLGALLRENASLEEATSTLKAAGMVELDLETGALTSAHPLLRDVVLATIPAGARREFHEAAANWARAENAPIEVRAMHELHAHNSFEALVLLERVAVQCAARGDTSGNILALRRGLELARREFFRGELDDPMRAVLIFSRKLGEALAIAGALTDADGVLREALDMAGPSGPDRARVLGVLARVASGRSRNQEAQAYLREAIELATRAKVADLVTSLEELQRSLAS
- a CDS encoding SMI1/KNR4 family protein, producing the protein MEQLKKQLRVPPRYRKFLLKANPTKVETQTPVERIRLLPAEELEKAQPKDPNWKATWVVIGESSLLSDPYFLDVARIDPEGDCPVMTRMSGQDRTQPTLAASSFAQFLRILSTAMEIAAGFGDAIMDDEDEDSFREALGPKVKVIDSAALRAGHWT
- a CDS encoding SCP2 sterol-binding domain-containing protein — translated: MPVDIQKLFNDDLPAALLRNAEDARTIGAKFQMNITGAGEWNIDVSASGPACKAGSDAADCTITIEADDFQKLMENPQANGMQLFFQGKLKVGGNQMLAMKMQKLFQYK
- a CDS encoding SDR family NAD(P)-dependent oxidoreductase, whose translation is MGLLDNKVIIVTGAGGGIGRAHALALASEGAKVVVNDLGGSRDGSGASATLADAVAAEIKAAGGAAVAHHGSVATAEGAQSLVRAAVDTFGRLDALINNAGILRDKSFLKMEEEMWDVVVAVHLKGSFLCSQAAAKQMVAQGGGGRIVNTTSVSGMLGNFGQSNYAAAKAGIYGLTRTMSIELQKHRITVNAIAPIAKTRMTEDLPMFQGVDTLSPEHIAPAAVFLASDLAGDRTGYVLAVAGARMYAFKVVETAGKFKDADAGLWSPAEIAEHWDAIVKG